A genomic segment from Anomaloglossus baeobatrachus isolate aAnoBae1 unplaced genomic scaffold, aAnoBae1.hap1 Scaffold_2255, whole genome shotgun sequence encodes:
- the LOC142261475 gene encoding gastrula zinc finger protein XlCGF66.1-like, translating to MDMDRDKMAERILHLTLEILFRLTGEDYTVVKKTSSERCQAPVSEGWGRPLSPITGPPPHPPIHEEKILELTYKMIELLTGEVPIRCQDVTVYFSMEEWEYLEGHKHLYKDVMMEVPQPPTSPVLSSKRTTPERCPRPLLPQDCKQEDPDVPQDHQVDGEKGP from the exons atggatatggacagggacaagatggcggagaggatattacacctcaccctagagatcctcttccggcttactggagag gattacacagtagtgaagaagacctctagtgagcgctgtcaggcccctgtgtctgagggatggggaagacccctgagcccaatcacggggcctccacctcaccccccgatacatgaggagaagatcctagaactcacctacaagatgattgagctgctgactggagag gttcctataaggtgtcaggacgtcaccgtctatttctccatggaggagtgggagtatttagaaggacacaaacatctgtacaaggacgtcatgatggaggttccccagccccccacatcaccag ttctatccagtaagaggacaacaccagagagatgtccccgtcctcttctcccacaggactgtaaacaagaagatcccgatgttcctcaggatcatcaggtagatggagagaaggggccatga